The stretch of DNA CGATGAATAAATCACAAAAGAAATTCTTATTTTGTGGCTATTGTATTTATAGTAGTAATCCTAGTAAAATAGCGAATGAGCACATTAAAAGAAGGAGATAAGGCACCAGATTTTGAGATTAAAGATCAAGATGGGATGATTCATAACTTATCACATTATAAAGGAAAAAAAATCATTCTTTATTTTTATCCAAAAGATTTGACGCCAGGATGCACCACTCAATCGTGCAATCTCAGAGATAATTATTCGGTTTTAAAGAAAAAAGGATTTGAAGTTTTGGGTGTTAGTGCCGATACCGAAAAAAAACATTTACAGTTTATTGAAAAACACGATTTACCTTTTTCTTTACTTTCAGATACCGATAAAAAATTGATTAATTCTTATGGAGTATGGGGTCCTAAAAAATTTATGGGTAAATTGTTTGATGGAATAAACAGAACAACTTTTGTTATCGATGAAAGAGGGATTATTATAAAAAAAATTGATAAAGTGGTAACTAAAAGCCACGCAGAACAAATTTTAAGCGAATTAAACTAACAATAAAATTAAACGATGATGAGCGAAGTAAAAGCAGAAAAACTAAAAGCATTACAACTAACCATGGATAGGTTAGAAAAAACTTATGGTAAAGGAACCGTTATGAAACTTGGTGATGCACCAGTTATAGAAGTAGATGTGATTCCTTCGGGTTCGTTAAGCCTTGATATTGCTTTAGGTGTAAACGGGTATCCAAAAGGTAGAATAATTGAAATTTATGGGCCAGAATCGTCGGGTAAAACAACATTAGCATTGCATGCTATTGCTGAATGTCAGAAAAAAGGTGGAATTGCTGCTTTTATTGATGCCGAACATGCTTTTGACCAAACCTATGCAGCTGCTTTAGGTATTGATGTAGAGAATTTATTAATCTCACAACCAGACAATGGTGAACAAGCTTTAGAAATTGCTGATAACTTAATTCGTTCAGGTGCAGTTGATATTATTGTAATTGATTCGGTTGCGGCGTTAACTCCAAAAGCAGAAATTGAAGGTGAAATGGGCGACTCTCAAATGGGATTACAAGCTCGTTTAATGTCGAAAGCATTAAGAAAATTGACGGGTTCGATTAACAAAGCAAATTGCACGGCCATTTTTATTAATCAGTTAAGAGATAAAATTGGAGTTATGTTTGGTAACCCAGAAACTACAACTGGTGGTAATGCACTTAAGTTCTATGCTTCGATTAGAATTGATGTACGAAGAGCTACTCAAATTAAAGATGGAGAGGAAATTACAGGAAACAGAACAAGAATAAAAATTGTAAAAAACAAAGTGGCACCACCATTTAGAAAAGCAGAGTTTGATATCATGTATGGCGAAGGAATTTCTAAAGTTGGAGAAATTATTGATTTAGGTGTAGACCATAATATTATAAAAAAAGCTGGTAGCTGGTTTAGTTATGGCGAAACCAAATTGGGTCAAGGTAGAGATGCTGTAAAAGCATTGTTATTAGACAACCCTGAATTGATGAGTGAGTTAGAGAAAAAAATTATGGACATTTTAAATAAGGTTCCAGTTCAAGAATAAGTTCTAATATAAAAAAAGTTATCAGTTGGAAGACCGAAGTCGGAAGTACAAATTTCTAGCTTCGGTCTTCCCGCTTCCGACTAATTTAAATACCTATGAAAGTTACAAGTGCATTTATATTGATAATTAGTGTTTTATTTTATTCCTGTAAAGGAGATGTAAAACCTGTAGTTGAACAGACAAACCCAAAAGATTCGGTAGATATGGCGAAAGCCATTGATTTTGAATCCGTTAATAATGAGTTAAAGTCAAATCCAAGTAATCCATCACTTTATATTAAAAGAGCTCGATTATACCAAAAATATGGTGATGTGCCAATGGCTATTGAAGATATTGATAGGGCAATTAAAATAGACTCATTGGTACCTGAATTTTATTTGTTAAAGGCAGAATTGTATAAAAAAGAAGAAGGCTTTGCCGAGGCAAAAAGAACTTTAGATAAATGCTTGTTAATAGATAATAGAAATGTTCAGGCTCGAATAGAATTAGGTTGGTTAGCATTTCTAATTCAAAACTATAAACAAGCTATAGAGTATGCTGATGCTGCACTTAAAATAAATGTATATGCCGCCGAAGCATATTATTTAAAAGGAATGATTTTTCAAGAAAAAAATGATACAGCCAAAGCTATATCAAGTTACATAACTGCCACAGAACAAGAGAAAGGCTATTATGATGCTTATATCCAATTGGGTGTTTTGCATATTAATCAGGATAAAAATTTAGCGGTAGAATATTTTAAAAATGCCCTAAAAATTAAACCTAAAAGTTCTGAAGCATTATATAACTATGGTTACACTTTACAACTAATGGGTAAATATGATGAAGCTATAGAAACTTATGAAAAAATGTTGAAAATTCAACCATTTAGAGAACCCTATTTTAACATCGCATACATTAATCAAGAATATTTAGGAGATTATAATGTTGCCATTGACTATTATTCTCGAGCCATAGAAATTTCGCCGTTGTATTATACTGCTTATTACAATCGGGGGTTGAGTTATGAGAAATTAGGTGATTTATTAAATGCTGAAAAAGATTTTAGAAAAACCTTATCAATAGTTTCTGATTACGATTATGCTGCTCTAGCATTAGAGCGAGTATTGAAGAAAAAATAGCCTGCCAACATTTTATTTAAAGAAACCCTTAATGAACTATTTATCAGTAGAAGAGCTTACGAAATCGTACGGAATAAGAACCTTGTTTAATAAAATTACTTTTGGAATTGATAAGGGGCAGAAAGTGGCTTTTATTGCTAAAAATGGTACGGGAAAATCTACTTTTTTACGAATACTTGCGGGATTCGAAACTCAAGATTCGGGTAATGTTATTTTTAGAAAAGATATTAAGGTGGGTTATTTGCATCAAACCCCTCAGTTTAAGCCTGAGCATACCATATTTGAAACCATTTTTAAAGCCAATTCGCCCGAAATAGATGCTATTAGAGAATACGAAGACGCATTGCTTCATCCAAACGATAACGAAAAAATGCAGTTGGCATTTAATAAAATGGACGAGTTACAAGCTTGGGATTATGAAACAAGGATAAAACAAATTTTAGGACAACTAAATATTCATCATCTCGACCAAAAAATAGGAGAGCTTTCAGGAGGACAACAAAAACGTATTGCCTTGGCTCAAGTATTAATTGAAGAGCCCGATTTTATTATCTTAGATGAGCCTACCAATCACTTGGATTTAGACATGATTGAATGGTTGGAAAATCATTTGTCGAAAGAAAACATGACCATCTTAATGGTAACTCACGACAGGTATTTTTTAGAACGAGTTTGTAACGAGATTATTGAATTGGATAATGAAACCCTGTATCGTTATAAGGGAAATTACAGTTACTTTTTAGAAAAAAAACAAGAGCGTATTGAAATTTTTGAAGCCAACGTGGATAAAGCTCAAAACCTTTATAGGAAAGAGTTAGATTGGATGAGAAGAATGCCTAAGGCAAGGAGTACAAAAGCAAAATCGCGCGAAGATGCATTTTACGAAACTGAAAAAACCGCTCATCAACGTTTAGATAAAACGAAAGTAGATATTGCTGTTAATGTGTCGCGTTTGGGTAGTAAAATTTTGGAGCTTCATCACTTAAAAAAATCGTTTGGAGATTTAACCATTTTGAATGATTTTAACTACGTTTTTAAGAAAAACGAACGTATAGGTATTGTTGGTAAAAATGGAGTTGGTAAAACCACCTTTTTAGACATTATTATGGGGTTACAAGAAGTTGATGGTGGAAAAGTAAGTGTGGGAGAAACCGTAGTTTATGGGTATTATACCCAAGCAGGAATAAATTTAAAAGACGACAAAAAAGTTATTGAGGTAATTAAAGATATTGCTGAGTTTATCCCTTTAACCAAGGGTAAAACAATGACAGCAGCACAATTGTTGGAAAAGTTTTTGTTCCCACGTTCAATGCACTATAATTTTGTAGAGAAGTTGAGTGGTGGTGAAAAACGTAGGTTGTATTTGTTGACCATTTTAATGAAAAACCCCAATTTCCTGATTTTAGATGAGCCAACCAACGATTTGGATATTGTTACCTTAAATGTTCTAGAAAATTTCTTGGAAGAGTTTCAAGGGTGCTTGTTAGTGGTTACCCACGACCGTTATTTTATGGATAAATTGGTTGACCATTTATTTGTTTTTGAAGGTGATGGGAAGATAAAAGATTATACAGGAAGGTATTCTGATTATAGATTGGAATTAAAGGAAAAAGAAGCACAAGAAAAGCAAGCTGAAAAGCAAGTAGAGAAAGAAAAAAATAACATGGCATTGGCAACTGAATTAAACAACAACATTGTCGAGAAACCAAAAAACAAACTTTCGTACAAAGAAAAATTTGAATTAGAGCAATTGGAGAAAGAATTACCAGCTCTTGAGGTTCAAAAAAGTGAATTAGAAGATAAATTGAACAACAACATTACTGACCATCAGGAATTGTTAAAAATTACTCAAAAATTAGGGTATGTTACCAAGCAACTCGATGAGAAAACCGATCGTTGGTTAATTCTTTCAGAATTGCAATAATTTTAATGTGCCCACGACTGGACTCGAACCAGCACATGATTACTCAAACCACCCCCTCAAGATGGCGTGTCTACCAATTTCACCACGTGGGCATTAAAACACAAATAAACAAAAAATAATGCTTTTAATTTAGTTCGTTAATAATTAACTAATTTTAATTCATGAATTTATTGAAAATCATACCTTTAGTGTTGCTTTTTATGAGCAAGAGCGTGTGTTTTGGTCAGTTTTCTGATTTTCATAAAATGAAAATAGACTCCATTAGTCAAATTATTAATACCGCTACTCACGATACTTCATTAGCAAAAGCCTACCTCGATTTGTCGGATGCGATGTACATGACCAACATTGATACGGTAATAAAATTGTGTGAGCAATCGATTATTGTTCTTAAACCTCATTTAATTAATAATAGTATTACAAAAAAAGAGCGCCTTAGTTATTTGAGAACTCTAGCTGGGGCATTAAATAATATTGGATTTATTTACGATGATAAAGGAGAAATCGTAAAAGCCTTAGATTATT from Flavobacteriales bacterium encodes:
- the bcp gene encoding thioredoxin-dependent thiol peroxidase produces the protein MSTLKEGDKAPDFEIKDQDGMIHNLSHYKGKKIILYFYPKDLTPGCTTQSCNLRDNYSVLKKKGFEVLGVSADTEKKHLQFIEKHDLPFSLLSDTDKKLINSYGVWGPKKFMGKLFDGINRTTFVIDERGIIIKKIDKVVTKSHAEQILSELN
- the recA gene encoding recombinase RecA, coding for MSEVKAEKLKALQLTMDRLEKTYGKGTVMKLGDAPVIEVDVIPSGSLSLDIALGVNGYPKGRIIEIYGPESSGKTTLALHAIAECQKKGGIAAFIDAEHAFDQTYAAALGIDVENLLISQPDNGEQALEIADNLIRSGAVDIIVIDSVAALTPKAEIEGEMGDSQMGLQARLMSKALRKLTGSINKANCTAIFINQLRDKIGVMFGNPETTTGGNALKFYASIRIDVRRATQIKDGEEITGNRTRIKIVKNKVAPPFRKAEFDIMYGEGISKVGEIIDLGVDHNIIKKAGSWFSYGETKLGQGRDAVKALLLDNPELMSELEKKIMDILNKVPVQE
- a CDS encoding tetratricopeptide repeat protein, with the protein product MKVTSAFILIISVLFYSCKGDVKPVVEQTNPKDSVDMAKAIDFESVNNELKSNPSNPSLYIKRARLYQKYGDVPMAIEDIDRAIKIDSLVPEFYLLKAELYKKEEGFAEAKRTLDKCLLIDNRNVQARIELGWLAFLIQNYKQAIEYADAALKINVYAAEAYYLKGMIFQEKNDTAKAISSYITATEQEKGYYDAYIQLGVLHINQDKNLAVEYFKNALKIKPKSSEALYNYGYTLQLMGKYDEAIETYEKMLKIQPFREPYFNIAYINQEYLGDYNVAIDYYSRAIEISPLYYTAYYNRGLSYEKLGDLLNAEKDFRKTLSIVSDYDYAALALERVLKKK
- a CDS encoding ABC-F family ATP-binding cassette domain-containing protein, whose protein sequence is MNYLSVEELTKSYGIRTLFNKITFGIDKGQKVAFIAKNGTGKSTFLRILAGFETQDSGNVIFRKDIKVGYLHQTPQFKPEHTIFETIFKANSPEIDAIREYEDALLHPNDNEKMQLAFNKMDELQAWDYETRIKQILGQLNIHHLDQKIGELSGGQQKRIALAQVLIEEPDFIILDEPTNHLDLDMIEWLENHLSKENMTILMVTHDRYFLERVCNEIIELDNETLYRYKGNYSYFLEKKQERIEIFEANVDKAQNLYRKELDWMRRMPKARSTKAKSREDAFYETEKTAHQRLDKTKVDIAVNVSRLGSKILELHHLKKSFGDLTILNDFNYVFKKNERIGIVGKNGVGKTTFLDIIMGLQEVDGGKVSVGETVVYGYYTQAGINLKDDKKVIEVIKDIAEFIPLTKGKTMTAAQLLEKFLFPRSMHYNFVEKLSGGEKRRLYLLTILMKNPNFLILDEPTNDLDIVTLNVLENFLEEFQGCLLVVTHDRYFMDKLVDHLFVFEGDGKIKDYTGRYSDYRLELKEKEAQEKQAEKQVEKEKNNMALATELNNNIVEKPKNKLSYKEKFELEQLEKELPALEVQKSELEDKLNNNITDHQELLKITQKLGYVTKQLDEKTDRWLILSELQ